Below is a genomic region from Ailuropoda melanoleuca isolate Jingjing chromosome 8, ASM200744v2, whole genome shotgun sequence.
GTTTTCAATTACATACTGGGTGCTCTCTCTACTCCCATAGGGACGGACACAAAAGGCGTGGAAAATGACAAACGTGAGCCTCATCACAACGTTCTTCCTCATGGGGCTTCCCCGTGCACCTGCGCTGGACATCCCCCTCTGGGGACTGTTCTTGGTGATTTATGTACTCACCGTGCTGGGGGAACTTCCTCATCCTGCTGGTGATCGCGGTGgattcccacctccacacccccatgtactacTTCCTGACCAACCTGTCCTTCATTGACATGTGGTTCTCCACGGTCACCGTGCCCAAAATGCTGATGACCTTGGCGTCCCCAGGAGGCAGGGCGATCTCCTTTCACAGCTGTGTGGCCCAGCTCTACTCCTTCCACTTCCTGGGGAGCACCGAGTGTTTCCTCTACACAGTCATGTCCTATGACCGCTACCTGGCCATCAGTCACCCGCTCAGGTACCCCAGCATGATGAGTGGGAGGACGTGTGCCCTCCTGGCCACCAGCACGTGGCTCAGTGGCTCTCTGCACTCTGCTGTCCAGACCACACTGACATTCCGTTTGCCCTACTGTGGGCCCAACCAGATCCAGCATTACTTCTGTGATGCCCCTCCCATCCTCAAGCTGGCCTGCACGGACACCTCCGTGAACGAGATGGTGATCTTTGTCAACATCGGGGTCGTGGCCTCGGGCTGCTTTCTCCTGATAGTGCTGTCCTATGTGTCCATCATCTGGTCCATCCTGAAGATCCGCACCTCAGAGGGGAGACACAGAGCCTTTCAGACCTGCGCCTCCCACTGCATTGTggtcctttgtttctttgttccctgtgttttcatttacctGAGGCCAGGCTCCCGGGATGCTGTGGATGGGGTTGTGGCAGTTTTCTACACGGTGCTGACACCCCTTCTAAACCCGGTGGTGTACACCCTGAGGAACAAGGAAGTGAAGAGAGCTCTGTGGAAGCTTATAGAAACAGTGACATAGTCCCCAAGCAAATAAACGTTGGAAAGTAGATAtgctcatttttctataaaaatagtaatacaatTTAGGCATCAACATGCAACATATTACATATGTAGTTCTCAGTATTAAATGTTGTCCAAAACCATCCACTCAGAAGTATTTGTTTCATGGATTTGtctgagtaatttttaaaaccagaattaaatttttattgatgaTGAGCTTGCTTAAATTTTGGTGTACCAACTTTTTCTCTGTGAAaggtttattttatcttttgttccattttattgacCTACAGTTGACATATACCGTTGTTTTTgccttcttaaaaattatttattctgtttggaTCTCAGACACAAGGTCATATTATTAATATAGCTAAGTTTATAAcatgcttttttccatttttgcttaaGACTTATGTACACAACTTGGGAATTACACTCCTGGGCATAGTGTCCAGGGACAGTAGCAAATATCAGAGTCACTTACTCATGGTTACAGTTGTGTGACTGCCTTCTCAGTCTGTTagtggctctgtgtgtgtgtgttgtgtgtgtcccAGTGTGACCACCCCTTTTCCTGTCACATCATGACCATGTTAAATGCTCCCACATtgaaagggttccttttttcccccaagattttatttatctatttgagagacagagagagagagagagaaagagagagagagagaacaagttgggggaagaggagcagaggaaatgggagaagcaggcttcctgctgagcagggacccagatgtggggcttgatcccaggaccctgggatcatgacctgagccaaaggcagacactcaactgactgagccagccaggtgcccctgaaagagTTCTTAGCTCTGAGCAGCTCCTTAACTCTCCAGCTGGCTCTGCCAGGACAGGCTATGGAGCTGACATGCTCCTCTCAGGAACCGCCAACGATCGCCCCCTTGCCAGGGTCCTGAAGTTTCCCGGGCTGGGTGAGGTGGATCGGGAGGGAGGTAAGGACAGAAACCACTAGTCTCCATCACATACTCTGACTTTGAATTCCTGGGCTACCTAACCAGGTATTCGCAGTTAGCACCGAACCATTCATCactgcattcttctttttttttttttaagatttcatttatttatgtgacagagagacagccagccagagagggaatacagcaggggagtgggagaggaagaagcaggctcccagcggaggagcccgatgtgggacttgatcccagaatgccaggatcaagccctgagccaaaggcagaggctcaaggactgcgctacccaggcgcccctcatcactGCATTCTTTTACCACAGCCGGTGGCAGCTGGTCATCTGCCCAGGGAGCTCCTGCTCCCACCGTCTTAGGGTCTTGGAAATTCAGCTGCACCAAACTACAACCTGCTCTGCGACAGGAACACCTTACATTGCAGGCTGGGGCCAATGATGTTTCCTAtgtagaggagaaaaatgaaaatatctctaAGTAACCTGTTCATGGgatttcaacatttcttttaaaaatcaggttaaaaaaaaacctagagaGGACAAAGCACCCTGAAAATACCTGTTTAATAGCTACATAGCCCATAGTTGTGGGCATCCACCACATATAATAGATGAAATGCTATACTTGcatctaaacaaaaacaaatattggctcaaataactttggaaatattttatgctACTTACCTCAATTTTCCATCCCAAAAAtgactctctctcaaaatactgttatgaggattaaatgagtgtATAGGATTGGTTTGATTGATACTAATTgtataataaattcttttttaaaagactttatgtatttattcattagagaaagtgagagaaagagagagagagagcaccaacagggtggggagagacagcgggagagggagaagcaggctcctcattgaGCCAGAGTCCAGCATgtggctccatcctaggaccctgagaccatgaacttatccaaaggcagatgcttaacagaatgagccacccaggcaccacagtaCATTCTCAATTAAAGATCTAAAGTTCAACCCTGGGGCCACCAGTCAGATAGCCTGGTTCTCAGAATCATTCTCTTCACAAATTATGTCAAAGATTCCCAGccattaaaatagtatttttgaaGATGCGTGAATGTTGCTTTTTTAAATCACCTTATAGATCATGGATTTACTCTAGCTAATTATGGACAACGTAATCATTCTGATTCGTTAAGTATTTTGATAAATTTACTACCCCTATATTTACTagttttcaaggaatttataagaaaatatctgtaacattaaaattataatgaattaaGTATTCTAGAATAATTCACAGACAAATACAGTAAACATTATTAACCTTGGGCTATGCTAGACACGTTATAAGTTAATCATTACAAGAACCCATAAGATGGGTTATGCTACTATAAAAAATGAGAGACAAAGGCAGGTTAGATAACTTGATAATGTCCCACACTAGTAAGGGATATGGTCAAGGTTTAATTTCAGGCTATCTGGCGCCAAAGCCCATAGTGTTAAATTGTACTGTGCATTACAACCACTAATTTCAGGAACTTTCTATTTTGGGGGGAGCAGGGCAATATCAATGTACATCAGTAATTATTGGGATAACAAAACCAGATTTTTCAAtagtcatttgtattttataactgaaatgtAGGATTTTGATAGAAACTACATTTTCCCCCATAGACTATGAAAAGCACATGATCTGCTCTACCCCCACCTAACTGAGATTACAAATGTGTCATCCCACAGTCTCATCCCATCTGTTTCCTTATGTGTTCCCCATGAAGCTGTGGGCTCCTCTGGGAAAAATACTGTCATAGCCCCATAGTCTCCACCTATATCAATCCTACCtaatttcttcaaaatgttcTTCCTGCTACAGaccctttctttttccaaatatttacttttcaggGACCTGACTTCTAATCCACACTGATTCCTAACAGATGGCACCTAGTTCTCACAATGTTGTTCCTACCTTCTTTGTTCAAGTCTCTGATAACTTGAGTTCTTTGTAGTTTCCATTTGGAGATAAACCTATCAAAACAACCTCCTATGTCTACCCCAaaaccttttttccttcttcaatatTAGTCTCTCTGTGGTATGATTGGCCCAACAAAAGTAACCCTGAAACTAAACCCAAGgcatttcacatttccttttattgtctgAAAATCTCTGTATCCAGACCGTGCATACATGTTGACCAGGACCTGCCCGCACCCAACCACAAGAAGGTCAGAAGAAGGTATAATCCTACCATGTCCCGGAGGTAGAGATGAGGAAGCATTAGGTGGACCGCACTAACTAAACCTGACTCAGGTCTAACTCAAATGTTTGCAGTGTGacccaatttttcttttcttttttttttttttttgaatgagtaattttattaaaaatatataaagatagggtggaggatgggagaaataggtgaaaggaattaggaggtacaaacttccagttataaaataagtaagtcacaaagattaaaagtacagcatagggaatatagttaataatatttaaaaaaatttaatttattttttattgagagagagagggcaagtgagttggggggaacagggagggtcagaaagagagggaaagtatctttttttttataataattttttttgttatattatgttagtcaccatacagtacatctctggtttttgatgtaaagtttgatgattcattagttgcatataatacccagtgcaccatgcaatacgtgccctccttactacccatcaccagcctatcccattcccccacccccctcccctccgaagccctcagtttgtttctcagagtccatagtctctcatgcttcactcccccctctgactactcccccctttctttatccctttcttctcctactgatcttcctagttcttatgttccatcgATTTTTCTCACTGTGggtaaaattaagacaaaaacatATCTCCTCCTCTTTGGTAGAATGGGGGGACATTTTCAAAATGGGTATTAGGATCATATCCTTCTTCAAAGTCATCACTATCAAACTATTTTCAGGGACCTTATTCTCATGTTTGGATACCCATACTAGCAAAGTGACCAGGGGACGTATATATTAGATCAAAAGAGACATTGACGAAACCCTACAGATTTGGTATCACTTCATTCCTCCAGTTCACCCCCAGTCAGCAGGGGCCATGGAAAGCCACTGTAGAATTctgaaaatattgaaatttatGCAGCAAGTGTCAGGGGGTCAAATGCCCTAATGCTAGCACTTCAGATCATTAGATAGAAGCAGAAGGCAAGGGCTCTCATGGAGTGAGCTGTGAGTGGGTGAGACATGGGAGACTTTCTAGTTAGTCTTCCTCCAAAGGCCACCTGCTGGCTGCATATTGACACGTGTGACCATGTGATATGAGAGTATTTGAAATCAGTAAGGAAGCATGACAAACCATTCACAGGTGGACCACACTCTAAAATCAACACAGAAAAGTAAGGTCACAATGGGCAGTCTGCTGTGTGTTAATTACCCGTCACTGTCCCAGGTTaatttgccctgtgacctcagctCTCTGATGGGTCCAAGAAAAGCTTTGATATTCAATGTGTcccaatttgtcttttttttaagaaggcaaGGGACAGCTTCCAAGCTCTTTTCTTGTTGGAGATGAAACCAGAAGTCACGAATCATGACTTTTTAAGCTCAAGaacagaacattatttttaatgatacaaTAGTTATTCAGATTTACTTAtaggtttgattttttaaaatttctattctttCCTATATTTCAAATGCTCATTTCAGGATGAGTTTTATTATTGTgtagtatatttttaagttacttgATATGGTTGTAGTAGTGGTAGAAACTTTCCATGTTTTAATGTCTCTAAATGTCATTATTGCACACTCATACTTGATAGTTACTCAGcatttgattatatttatttttttattttatttttttatttttatgtatttttttataatttttattttgttatattagtcatcatacagtacatccccagtttttgatgcaatgttccatgattcattatttgtgtgtaacacccaatgcaccatgcaatatgtgccctccttaatacccatcaccggcctatcccaattccccaccgcccttccctctgaagccctcagattatgctaagtgaaataagtcaagccaagaaacacaattatcatatggtttcactcatttatggaacataagaaataggaagatcggtaggagaaggaagggaagaatgaaggggggttaaacagaaggggaagcTCTATGTGATTCTATACTTATTTCAATAATGATTTCCACTAAAAAATGACATTGATATTTATCTATcatcattaaacatttaaattactttCAACATGGCTttgtttaacatattttaaatataattttgaatctGTTGgcatatttccaaatgaaaactATTAATGGGTCTTTCCTTGAGTATCCATACTTATTACAATCCCTGGATGATGCTACCCTAGTTTTTCTCCCTCACCAGATGATGAGCTTCAGCAATATGGAGACCATGTCAGTTCTTTAGGTCTATCTATTGCTTATCACATGACTTAGCATTCAGTAAATGTCCCGTAACACTTTGTGCTACTGTGAGTTAAGTAAAATAGTATGACGTTACAAGAAACTAGAAAGAATCCAAGTGAACCCAATGATTAAGTAAGTTTGCTCTAACTTGTCCAcagttttctcctttgaaaattgAGTAAGGTTATAGACTAGGCCATATCAGTCTGGTTTATTGGAGTGAACGCTAGTAATTAACCTCTTGTATAGATCACTGTTTCATGGTTTACATTGGTCATACCTTTATAGATAGTGCAATTTTCTTCCCAGCATGGCCTCATAACTTGCTTAGAATAAGATATACAACCTGGCATAGATGGGTTCTCTTGCTAAAGGGTCTCTGGTGGGCAGGTGCTGCAAGTCTGAGGAGTCTGACAAGTGATCTCCAGTTCTAACAGGTGCCtaccagttttctcttcttttcttggtaTGCTAGGCAGTGttgacatttattgaattaagaggatatatgtgacatttaaatgaagcatttattttcagaaaaactaCTTTAAGCTATCAATATAGTTGTATATTTGAATGACTGCATTTGAAGTTCATGGCCCAAGTCTTACCTCCTCAGATGGTATCCAAAGTTCATTTTACACTTTAAGTCACACAAATGTGAGCCACAGACAATATAATTACATGGGTCTAGTTACTAGGATCTGGTTCTAAAATTGGAAGATACTTTCAATATTTATTGGTAGTAAATTTTTGTTCtaagattattttctcttttttacatatttgttatttatccCTTGTTTActcatagaaataattttaagattgCTAAAAATAGAAGCTTTGCATTTAAGATAAAATCAGGAGCTCTGTAAATATAAAACAACAATCTAGATAGTTGTATTTGTGACCAATGCAGTAGAAATAGTGCATAGAACACATAAGTAGACaaatatttactttagaaaatctTGGAAGtcaaagtgaaaaaattaaagagttatacagttttttttttcaagattaatttatttcggagagagagaaagagaaagggagagagatcagaaactggaggggcagagggagagggagaatctcaagcggacttcgaactgaatgtggagcctgatgcggggcttgattccacgaccgtgagatcatgaccatgagatcatgcgctgagccaaaaccaagagttggacacttacccaactgtgccacccagtgccccaaaaTTTATATAGCTCATAAATGTGAATAAAGCCATTCAGAAAAATCAAGTATTTTTGGTGTAATATTTTGTAATCTAAAAAATTTCACCATATAGATACTAAATTATATAATGAATTGCAAATATTATATGTGTTTTTTCCCAATATAAAGGtttataatggaaagaaaagtatCTTTGGTAAGGTTTGATTTAAATTgcacaaaataaaagtaaattatactGCAGAGCAGTTCtggaaaatatttacataggGGATAGAATTAAACTACTTTTCTGATGAGTTACTTGATAGAACATAAAAGAGGAGACTAAGCCATCATCCTTCCTCTTAGATTATCACAAAAAATGGCTGCTTATATTGGGATTCTGGCAAGCAATGCAgaggggaaaattaaaaatgcattaaattttaatgaaaaaaatcaagattggATACTTGAAATCTTCCTTACAAGTATAATGTTCATGTTGGTGgtttaatttaattctaaaaaaataaaaaagaagctaGTCATATCTGGCCTTTCTTCATTATTTACGTTGAGTGAATACTGATTGACTTCTCACCTTGAGCAGAGCTCTCTTCACTTCCTTGTTCCTCAGGGTGTACACCACCGGGTTTAGAAGGGGGTGTCAGCACCGTGTAGAAAACTGCCACAACCCCATCCACAGCATCCCGGGAGCCTGGCCTCaggtaaatgaaaacacagggaacaaagaaacaaaggaccACAATGCAGTGGGAGGCGCAGGTCTGAAAGGCTCTGTGTCTCCCCTCTGAGGTGCGGATCTTCAGGATGGACCAGATGATGGACACATAGGACAGCACTATCAGGAGAAAGCAGCCCGAGGCCACGACCCCGATGTTGACAAAGATCACCATCTCGTTCACGGAGGTGTCCGTGCAGGCCAGCTTGAGGATGGGAGGGGCATCACAGAAGTAATGCTGGATCTGGTTGGGCCCACAGTAGGGCAAACGGAATGTCAGTGTGGTCTGGACAGCAGAGTGCAGAGAGCCACTGAGCCACGTGCTGGTGGCCAGGAGGGCACACGTCCTCCCACTCATCATGCTGG
It encodes:
- the LOC100474158 gene encoding LOW QUALITY PROTEIN: olfactory receptor 10G9 (The sequence of the model RefSeq protein was modified relative to this genomic sequence to represent the inferred CDS: deleted 1 base in 1 codon), whose amino-acid sequence is MTNVSLITTFFLMGLPRAPALDIPLWGLFLVIYVLTVLGNFLILLVIAVDSHLHTPMYYFLTNLSFIDMWFSTVTVPKMLMTLASPGGRAISFHSCVAQLYSFHFLGSTECFLYTVMSYDRYLAISHPLRYPSMMSGRTCALLATSTWLSGSLHSAVQTTLTFRLPYCGPNQIQHYFCDAPPILKLACTDTSVNEMVIFVNIGVVASGCFLLIVLSYVSIIWSILKIRTSEGRHRAFQTCASHCIVVLCFFVPCVFIYLRPGSRDAVDGVVAVFYTVLTPLLNPVVYTLRNKEVKRALWKLIETVT
- the LOC100473909 gene encoding LOW QUALITY PROTEIN: olfactory receptor 10G9 (The sequence of the model RefSeq protein was modified relative to this genomic sequence to represent the inferred CDS: inserted 2 bases in 1 codon; deleted 1 base in 1 codon) is translated as MTHMSVVTTFFLMGLPRAPALDIPLWGLFLVIYVLTVLXNFLILLVIAVDSHLHTPMYYFLTNLSFIDMWFSTVTVPKMLMTLASPGGRAISFHSCVAQLYSFHFLGSTECFLYTVMSYDRYLAISHPLRYPSMMSGRTCALLATSTWLSGSLHSAVQTTLTFRLPYCGPNQIQHYFCDAPPILKLACTDTSVNEMVIFVNIGVVASGCFLLIVLSYVSIIWSILKIRTSEGRHRAFQTCASHCIVVLCFFVPCVFIYLRPGSRDAVDGVVAVFYTVLTPLLNPVVYTLRNKEVKRALLKETSLAPACNVRCSCRRAGCSLVQLNFQDPKTVGAGAPWADDQLPPAVVKECSDEGRLGKK